One stretch of Methylopila sp. 73B DNA includes these proteins:
- a CDS encoding monovalent cation:proton antiporter-2 (CPA2) family protein — MEHPAAPGPLIGILVFLVAAVVAAPIARRLGLGAVVGYLAAGVVVGPAALGFFRDPEQVLQLAELGVVMLLFLIGLDLRLERLIALRRYVVGMGGGQIVGAALAVALLAYLGGWAAPSALAIGVALYSSATAMALQILDERGHLNRPYGEKTFAVLLAQDIAVVPALALIPFLGAPAGAPSESWGHTLASAAIAVAALAGIVVAGRYLLDPMFRLLARTGAREVMTAAALLVVLGAAEVAHAAGLSMALGSFLAGVLLATSSYRHELEADVEPFRGLLIALFFMGIGMTIDVGVVWNRLPLLLAATVGYLALKVVIAGVLARLFGASLPDAIRIGSLLAAAGEFVFVLVPLSLSNGLIDAETASLLSAMAALSLVAAPPLAALAEQFAAKAEPTMPEPDEDFEGAKGQVLVIGFGRVGQIASQLLLAEGVETTLIDGNPERVFQAAQFGFKVYYGDGSRLDVLRAAGADKARAIVVCVDDRETAKRIVELIQSSFPLTELVVKAYDRGHALDLYGMGVANVVRETFESALVIGRMALEAVGVDAERALEIEEDVRRRDAEKLDVQRVEGIYAGRDLTYTNKPTPQPLAQPKRKGAVVDDAATPAPAPAE; from the coding sequence ATGGAACATCCCGCAGCACCCGGACCGTTGATCGGCATCCTCGTCTTCCTCGTGGCGGCGGTCGTCGCCGCGCCGATCGCCCGCCGGCTGGGGCTGGGCGCCGTCGTCGGCTACCTTGCGGCCGGCGTGGTCGTCGGCCCCGCGGCGCTTGGCTTCTTCCGGGACCCGGAGCAGGTGCTGCAGCTCGCCGAGCTCGGCGTCGTCATGCTGCTGTTCCTGATCGGGCTCGACCTCAGGCTCGAGCGGCTGATCGCGCTCCGCCGCTACGTCGTCGGCATGGGCGGCGGCCAGATCGTGGGAGCGGCCCTCGCCGTAGCGCTGCTCGCCTACCTCGGTGGCTGGGCGGCCCCCTCGGCGCTTGCGATCGGCGTCGCGCTCTACTCTTCCGCCACCGCCATGGCGCTGCAGATCCTCGACGAACGCGGCCATCTCAATCGGCCTTACGGCGAGAAGACCTTCGCGGTGCTGCTGGCGCAGGACATCGCCGTCGTCCCGGCGCTGGCGCTCATTCCGTTTCTCGGCGCGCCGGCGGGGGCCCCGAGCGAGAGCTGGGGCCACACCCTGGCCTCCGCGGCGATCGCCGTCGCCGCTCTCGCCGGCATCGTGGTCGCGGGGCGCTATCTGCTCGATCCCATGTTCCGCCTGCTGGCGCGCACCGGCGCGCGCGAGGTGATGACCGCCGCCGCGCTGCTCGTCGTGCTCGGCGCGGCGGAAGTCGCGCACGCCGCGGGCTTGTCGATGGCGCTCGGTTCGTTTCTCGCCGGAGTGCTGCTCGCGACCTCATCCTACCGGCATGAGCTCGAAGCCGACGTCGAGCCATTTCGCGGGCTGCTGATCGCCCTGTTCTTCATGGGCATCGGCATGACCATCGACGTCGGCGTGGTCTGGAACCGACTGCCGCTGCTGCTGGCCGCCACGGTCGGCTATCTCGCGCTCAAGGTCGTTATCGCAGGCGTCCTCGCCCGCCTGTTCGGCGCCTCCTTGCCGGACGCGATCCGGATCGGCTCGCTGCTCGCGGCGGCCGGCGAGTTCGTGTTCGTGCTCGTTCCGCTGTCGCTGAGCAACGGGCTCATCGACGCCGAGACGGCAAGCCTGTTGTCCGCGATGGCGGCGCTCAGCCTAGTCGCGGCCCCGCCGCTTGCGGCGCTCGCCGAGCAGTTCGCCGCAAAGGCCGAGCCGACAATGCCCGAGCCGGACGAGGACTTCGAGGGAGCCAAGGGGCAGGTGCTGGTGATCGGCTTCGGCCGCGTTGGCCAGATCGCGTCGCAGCTGCTCCTGGCGGAGGGCGTCGAGACGACGCTGATCGACGGCAACCCGGAGCGGGTCTTCCAGGCCGCCCAGTTCGGCTTCAAGGTCTATTATGGCGACGGCTCGCGCCTCGACGTGCTGCGGGCGGCGGGCGCGGACAAGGCGCGCGCCATCGTGGTCTGCGTCGATGATCGCGAGACCGCGAAGCGCATCGTCGAGTTGATCCAGTCGAGCTTCCCGCTCACCGAGTTGGTGGTGAAGGCCTACGATCGCGGGCACGCCCTCGATCTCTACGGCATGGGCGTCGCCAACGTCGTGCGCGAGACCTTCGAGAGCGCGCTCGTCATCGGGCGCATGGCGTTGGAGGCGGTCGGGGTCGACGCCGAGCGCGCGCTCGAGATCGAGGAGGACGTCCGGCGCCGCGACGCGGAGAAGCTCGACGTTCAGCGCGTCGAGGGCATCTACGCCGGGCGCGACCTCACCTACACCAACAAGCCGACGCCCCAGCCGCTGGCGCAGCCAAAGCGGAAGGGGGCCGTTGTCGACGACGCGGCGACGCCCGCCCCGGCCCCGGCGGAGTGA
- a CDS encoding DUF937 domain-containing protein — MFDMFELIRRTQGGGAFDHIARAYGMTPEQMRAATAALTPAFAQGFQRQSQSDAAARRLHELMGAETYARAFEAQAAALDPRAKSAGEDALGALFGSKDVSRAVAAQAAAASGVQADIIRKVMPVLTSVLIGGVIKAAQASQAGAPEAASGGPFPGPFGAFWNELLRDSTRRPEADAADDAPRNPFTDWASAFQPESAKAEDDKTEGRRTENAGSDGGAVSNPMGEMMAEMFGGMFGARAAAQPEPREPTPDPVEAPAPKQGEPAGTTPFDQMLETSRELSAQNARAMEQIFETFFSEPKGGPRKPPA, encoded by the coding sequence ATGTTCGACATGTTCGAGCTGATCCGGCGAACGCAGGGCGGCGGCGCCTTCGACCACATCGCCCGCGCCTACGGCATGACGCCGGAGCAGATGCGGGCCGCGACCGCCGCGTTGACGCCGGCCTTCGCCCAGGGCTTTCAACGCCAGTCTCAGAGCGACGCCGCCGCGCGACGGCTGCACGAGTTGATGGGCGCGGAAACCTACGCGCGCGCCTTCGAGGCCCAGGCGGCGGCGCTCGACCCCCGCGCCAAGAGCGCCGGCGAGGACGCGCTCGGCGCCCTGTTCGGCTCGAAGGACGTGTCGCGCGCCGTGGCCGCGCAGGCCGCCGCGGCCTCCGGCGTGCAGGCCGACATCATTCGCAAGGTGATGCCGGTGCTGACCAGCGTTTTGATCGGCGGGGTGATCAAAGCGGCTCAGGCCTCGCAGGCGGGAGCGCCCGAGGCGGCGAGCGGCGGCCCGTTTCCCGGGCCCTTCGGCGCGTTCTGGAACGAGCTGCTGCGCGACTCGACCCGCCGCCCGGAAGCCGACGCCGCCGACGACGCGCCGCGCAATCCGTTCACCGACTGGGCGAGCGCCTTCCAGCCCGAGTCCGCCAAGGCGGAGGACGACAAGACCGAGGGCCGCAGGACCGAAAACGCCGGGAGCGACGGCGGAGCCGTTTCGAATCCGATGGGCGAGATGATGGCGGAGATGTTCGGGGGGATGTTCGGCGCGCGGGCGGCGGCCCAGCCCGAGCCGCGGGAGCCAACGCCCGACCCGGTCGAAGCTCCGGCTCCGAAGCAGGGCGAGCCCGCCGGGACGACGCCGTTCGACCAGATGCTCGAGACGAGCCGTGAGCTCTCGGCGCAGAACGCCCGCGCCATGGAGCAGATCTTCGAGACCTTCTTCAGCGAGCCGAAAGGCGGGCCGCGCAAGCCGCCCGCCTGA
- a CDS encoding DUF1127 domain-containing protein encodes MSLPSIESLTPARITPAKVALVKVQALMRTAFAAAVAWNNHRKLGELAGLDDKMLADIGLTRADVGMAASEPLWRDPTVRLTVLAVERRASEKAHLRWRISRRREAVQARRSLPRETCAD; translated from the coding sequence ATGTCCCTGCCGTCCATCGAGAGCCTGACGCCCGCCCGGATCACTCCGGCGAAGGTCGCCCTCGTGAAGGTCCAGGCGCTCATGCGAACCGCCTTCGCCGCGGCCGTGGCGTGGAACAACCACCGCAAGCTCGGCGAACTCGCGGGCCTCGACGACAAGATGCTGGCCGATATCGGCCTTACCCGCGCGGACGTCGGAATGGCCGCGTCCGAGCCGCTGTGGCGCGACCCGACCGTTCGGCTCACCGTGCTGGCGGTCGAACGGCGCGCGTCGGAGAAGGCGCACCTGCGGTGGCGGATCTCGCGTCGGCGCGAGGCGGTCCAGGCGCGGCGGAGTTTGCCGCGCGAGACCTGCGCGGACTGA
- a CDS encoding LysR substrate-binding domain-containing protein, with protein MTALLDVDQLKTFLAIVDTGSFTRAADVVHKTQSAVSMQMKRLEERIGRAIFARDGRGNRLTEDGERLLDYARRIVHISREAVSAFADDALTGRVRLGVPDDYAERYLPEILARFSRSNPRVEVSVVCEPTSHLIGFIARDDLDLAIITHASRKPVGEIIRQEPLLWVTSQRALVHEEQVLPLALGTAACEWRETAIAKLEAMGRQHRVLYSSCNFTAVGSAVLAGLAISVLPESALRPGMRVLGSAEGFPSLPTCKIALLRNTGSLTETAQALADHIVASLDNMSANYEDRAIAAE; from the coding sequence ATGACCGCTCTTCTCGACGTCGACCAGCTGAAGACCTTCCTCGCCATCGTCGACACAGGCTCGTTCACCCGCGCGGCCGACGTGGTGCACAAGACCCAGTCCGCGGTCTCGATGCAGATGAAACGGCTGGAGGAGAGGATCGGGCGGGCGATCTTCGCGCGCGACGGTCGCGGAAACCGGCTGACGGAAGACGGCGAGCGACTGCTGGATTACGCCCGGCGCATCGTCCACATCTCCCGCGAGGCGGTCTCCGCCTTCGCCGACGACGCGCTGACCGGCCGGGTGCGGCTGGGCGTGCCGGACGACTACGCCGAGCGCTACCTGCCCGAGATCCTCGCCCGCTTCTCGCGTTCCAATCCGCGCGTGGAGGTGTCGGTCGTCTGCGAGCCGACGAGCCATCTCATCGGCTTCATCGCGCGCGACGATCTCGACCTCGCCATCATCACCCACGCCTCCCGCAAGCCCGTCGGCGAGATCATCCGGCAGGAGCCGCTGCTGTGGGTGACCTCGCAGCGCGCGCTGGTGCATGAGGAGCAGGTGCTGCCGCTCGCGCTCGGCACCGCCGCCTGCGAGTGGCGCGAGACCGCCATCGCCAAGCTGGAGGCGATGGGGCGGCAGCACCGGGTGCTCTATTCCAGCTGCAACTTCACCGCGGTCGGCTCCGCGGTGCTGGCGGGGCTCGCGATCTCGGTGCTGCCGGAATCGGCGCTTCGGCCGGGCATGCGGGTGCTCGGATCGGCCGAGGGCTTCCCTTCGCTGCCCACCTGCAAGATCGCGTTGCTGCGCAACACCGGATCGCTGACCGAGACGGCGCAGGCGCTCGCCGACCACATCGTGGCGAGCCTCGACAACATGTCGGCGAACTATGAGGACCGCGCGATCGCCGCGGAGTGA
- a CDS encoding histidine phosphotransferase family protein has product MSTSDATPPSGVITLDALDLAALIASRVCHDVISPVGAIVNGLEILEDEKDEGMRGFAFDLIKKSAAQASARLQFCRIAFGAAGSAAAMLDLGDAEQVARGFIEDQKTKLTWEAPRQLLLKNKVKLLLNLVLVATTTIPRGGVIAVTSEGEGDATAFRIVATGPTARVPGNVVDLLAGRAPDDRVDAHVIQPFYAGLVAKAANMAVTIEAEIEGERIVTRATNVSA; this is encoded by the coding sequence ATGTCAACCTCCGATGCGACGCCGCCTTCGGGCGTGATCACGCTCGACGCCCTCGACCTCGCGGCGCTGATCGCGAGCCGGGTCTGCCACGACGTGATCAGCCCGGTGGGCGCCATCGTCAACGGCCTCGAGATTCTCGAGGACGAAAAAGACGAAGGCATGCGCGGCTTCGCCTTCGACCTGATCAAGAAGAGCGCGGCGCAGGCCTCCGCCCGCCTGCAGTTCTGCCGCATCGCCTTCGGCGCGGCGGGTTCGGCGGCGGCCATGCTCGACCTCGGCGACGCCGAGCAGGTCGCGCGCGGCTTCATCGAGGACCAGAAAACCAAGCTCACCTGGGAAGCGCCGCGCCAGCTGCTTCTCAAGAACAAGGTCAAGCTGCTGCTCAACCTGGTGCTGGTCGCGACCACCACCATTCCGCGCGGCGGCGTCATCGCCGTGACGTCGGAAGGCGAGGGCGACGCCACCGCGTTCCGCATCGTCGCGACGGGCCCGACCGCCCGCGTGCCCGGCAACGTGGTCGACCTGCTGGCGGGCCGCGCGCCGGACGACCGGGTCGACGCCCACGTCATCCAGCCGTTCTATGCGGGCCTCGTCGCCAAGGCGGCGAACATGGCGGTGACGATCGAAGCCGAGATCGAAGGCGAGCGCATCGTCACGCGGGCGACGAACGTTTCGGCGTAA
- the cysQ gene encoding 3'(2'),5'-bisphosphate nucleotidase CysQ, producing MTDLALLQALGALCVEAGRAILDVYDAEAIVVRSKDDRSPVTDADERAEEILHAGLAKLFPGVTVIAEEATSRDGAPAEAPESFLLVDPLDGTREFINRNGEFTVNVGLISRGAPVLGCVHAPALGATWIGAVGLGAWKAEAAVREVAAPAAYRPIAVRPRPAAGLCAVASRSHSDAETEAFLEKLGVVDRRSAGSSLKFCLVAEAAADVYPRFGPTMEWDTAAGHAVLAAAGGAVTRPDLTPFDYGKADVGFRNGGFVAWGARG from the coding sequence ATGACCGACCTCGCGCTGCTCCAGGCGCTCGGCGCCCTCTGCGTCGAGGCCGGCCGGGCGATCCTGGACGTCTACGACGCCGAAGCCATCGTGGTGCGTTCGAAGGACGACCGCAGCCCGGTGACCGACGCCGACGAGCGCGCGGAGGAGATCCTCCACGCCGGCCTCGCCAAGCTGTTCCCCGGCGTGACGGTCATCGCCGAGGAGGCGACCTCCCGCGACGGGGCGCCGGCGGAGGCGCCGGAGAGCTTCCTGCTGGTCGACCCGCTCGACGGCACGCGCGAGTTCATCAACCGCAATGGCGAATTCACGGTTAACGTGGGGTTAATCTCACGCGGCGCGCCCGTGCTCGGCTGCGTGCACGCGCCGGCGCTCGGCGCGACCTGGATCGGCGCGGTCGGCCTCGGCGCCTGGAAGGCCGAAGCGGCGGTCCGCGAAGTCGCCGCCCCGGCCGCCTATCGACCGATCGCCGTCCGGCCGCGCCCGGCCGCCGGCCTTTGCGCGGTCGCGAGCCGCAGCCATTCCGACGCCGAGACGGAGGCGTTCCTCGAAAAGCTCGGCGTCGTCGATCGCCGCTCGGCGGGGTCGTCGCTGAAGTTCTGTCTGGTCGCGGAGGCCGCGGCCGACGTCTACCCGCGCTTCGGCCCGACCATGGAGTGGGACACGGCGGCGGGCCACGCCGTGCTCGCCGCCGCCGGCGGCGCGGTGACCCGGCCGGACCTGACGCCGTTCGACTACGGCAAGGCGGACGTCGGCTTCAGGAACGGCGGCTTCGTCGCCTGGGGCGCGCGGGGCTGA
- a CDS encoding YHS domain-containing (seleno)protein, which produces MALKTTLPGVLAFGALCAGLACAAPAAATPGLNERVVADPASGIALFGYDPVAYFTEGRPVLGKGLFEAEWGGAAWRFASAANRAAFLSAPQVYAPQFGGYDPLAVARGRAAAGHPQVFAVLRDRLYLFRSPDARDTFVDPAPAVAEWPAVERDLTP; this is translated from the coding sequence GTGGCGCTCAAGACGACCCTGCCCGGCGTTCTGGCCTTCGGCGCGCTCTGCGCCGGGCTGGCCTGCGCCGCGCCGGCGGCCGCGACGCCGGGGCTCAACGAGCGCGTGGTGGCGGATCCCGCCAGCGGCATCGCGCTGTTCGGCTACGACCCCGTCGCCTATTTCACCGAAGGCCGACCGGTGCTGGGCAAGGGGCTGTTCGAGGCGGAATGGGGAGGGGCCGCCTGGCGGTTCGCCAGCGCCGCGAACCGCGCCGCCTTCCTCAGCGCCCCGCAGGTCTACGCCCCCCAGTTCGGCGGCTACGATCCTCTGGCGGTCGCGCGTGGCCGCGCGGCGGCGGGGCATCCGCAGGTCTTCGCGGTGCTCCGCGACCGGCTCTACCTGTTCCGCTCGCCCGACGCCCGCGACACCTTCGTCGATCCTGCGCCGGCCGTCGCCGAATGGCCCGCCGTCGAGCGCGACCTCACGCCCTGA
- a CDS encoding DUF1134 domain-containing protein: MTWKTLVAAATLLAGFAAATTDASAQYAGPRAENAAYSDRQYGGASDTFSASEIVEKGHGFFGSMSRGLAGIVEKATSQWGEPNGYILGEEAAGAFVGGLRYGEGKLFTRGEGEQRVYWQGPSLGFDFGGDGARTMILVYNLRAPNAIFSRFAGINGSAYLVGGLGMTALKDYDTVLVPIRTGLGARLGVNVGYLKFTPTSTWNPF; this comes from the coding sequence ATGACGTGGAAGACCCTCGTCGCGGCCGCGACCCTCCTCGCAGGCTTCGCCGCCGCGACCACCGACGCCTCCGCCCAATACGCCGGCCCGCGGGCCGAGAACGCCGCCTACTCCGACCGCCAGTACGGCGGCGCGAGCGACACCTTCTCCGCCTCCGAGATCGTCGAGAAGGGCCACGGCTTCTTCGGCTCGATGTCGCGCGGCCTCGCCGGCATCGTCGAAAAGGCCACCAGCCAATGGGGCGAGCCCAACGGCTACATCCTCGGCGAGGAGGCGGCCGGCGCCTTCGTGGGCGGCCTCCGCTACGGCGAAGGCAAGCTCTTCACCCGCGGCGAAGGCGAGCAGCGCGTTTACTGGCAAGGCCCCTCGCTCGGCTTCGACTTCGGCGGCGACGGCGCCCGGACGATGATCCTCGTCTACAACCTGCGCGCGCCCAACGCGATCTTCAGCCGCTTCGCCGGCATCAACGGCTCGGCCTATCTCGTCGGCGGCCTCGGCATGACGGCCCTGAAGGACTACGACACGGTCCTGGTGCCGATCCGCACCGGCCTCGGCGCGCGCCTCGGCGTCAACGTCGGCTACCTGAAGTTCACGCCGACCTCGACCTGGAACCCGTTCTGA
- a CDS encoding DUF559 domain-containing protein, with protein sequence MGGVVADFAFLRQKLIVEIDGGQHAFEAERDDQRDAALSALGFRTLRFWNVDVDENIDGVLETIVRALDERRG encoded by the coding sequence CTGGGCGGGGTCGTCGCCGATTTCGCCTTCCTGCGGCAGAAGCTGATCGTCGAGATCGACGGCGGCCAGCACGCGTTCGAAGCGGAACGCGACGATCAACGGGATGCGGCCTTGTCTGCGCTGGGATTTCGGACGCTCAGGTTTTGGAACGTCGACGTGGACGAGAACATCGACGGCGTGCTGGAGACGATCGTGCGGGCGCTCGACGAGCGGCGTGGGTAA
- the serA gene encoding phosphoglycerate dehydrogenase gives MAPRVLISDKLSPAAIQIFKDRGVEVDFQPDLGKDKDRLAAVIGDYDGLAIRSATKVTPKILANASRLKVIGRAGIGVDNVDLPAATAKGVIVMNTPFGNSITTAEHAIAMMFAVAREIPAADASTQAGKWEKNRFMGVEITSKTLGIIGCGNIGSIVAERAIGLKMRVIAFDPFLSPERAQDLGVEKVELDELFARADFITLHTPLTEKTRNVIDRQALFRMKKGVRIVNCARGGLVDEAALREALDAGHVAGAGFDVFTTEPATENPLFGHPAVVCTPHLGAATTEAQENVALQVAEQMSDYLLRGAVSNAVNSPSITAEEAPRLKPFVALAEKLGSFAGQLTEAGVTAIRIEYEGLVAGMNTRALTSAAVTGLLKPQLADINMVSAPVIARERGVAIEEVLREAAETYDSVIRLTVTTGDVTRHVAGTVFADGKPRIIDIKGIEIEASFGPSMLYVTNEDKPGYVGALGATLGAAGVNIATFNLGRAAAGGDAIAIVQIDGDISDAVVAQVQALEHVKQARALRF, from the coding sequence ATGGCGCCCCGCGTCCTCATCTCCGACAAGCTCTCCCCCGCCGCGATCCAGATCTTCAAGGATCGCGGCGTCGAGGTCGATTTCCAGCCCGACCTCGGCAAGGACAAGGACAGGCTCGCCGCCGTCATCGGCGACTACGACGGGCTCGCGATCCGCTCGGCCACCAAGGTCACGCCGAAGATCCTCGCCAACGCGAGCCGCCTGAAGGTGATCGGCCGCGCCGGCATCGGCGTCGACAACGTCGACCTGCCGGCGGCCACCGCGAAGGGCGTGATCGTGATGAACACGCCCTTCGGCAACTCGATCACCACCGCCGAGCACGCCATCGCGATGATGTTCGCGGTCGCCCGCGAGATCCCCGCAGCCGACGCCTCCACCCAGGCCGGCAAGTGGGAGAAGAACCGCTTCATGGGCGTGGAGATCACCTCCAAGACGCTCGGCATCATTGGCTGCGGCAACATCGGCTCGATCGTCGCCGAGCGCGCCATCGGCCTGAAGATGCGCGTCATCGCCTTCGACCCGTTCCTGTCGCCGGAGCGCGCCCAGGACCTCGGCGTCGAGAAGGTCGAGCTCGACGAGCTGTTCGCCCGCGCCGACTTCATCACCCTGCACACGCCGCTGACCGAGAAGACGCGCAACGTCATCGACCGGCAGGCGCTGTTCCGGATGAAGAAGGGCGTGCGCATCGTCAACTGCGCCCGCGGCGGCCTCGTCGACGAGGCGGCGCTGCGCGAGGCGCTCGACGCCGGCCATGTGGCGGGCGCGGGCTTCGACGTGTTCACGACCGAGCCCGCGACCGAGAACCCGCTGTTCGGCCACCCCGCGGTCGTCTGCACGCCGCATCTCGGCGCGGCCACCACGGAGGCGCAGGAGAACGTCGCCCTCCAGGTCGCCGAGCAGATGTCGGACTACCTGCTGCGCGGCGCGGTCTCGAACGCCGTCAACTCTCCGTCGATCACGGCCGAGGAGGCGCCGCGGCTGAAGCCCTTCGTGGCGCTCGCCGAGAAGCTCGGCTCCTTCGCGGGCCAGCTCACCGAGGCCGGCGTCACCGCGATCCGCATCGAGTACGAAGGCCTGGTCGCGGGCATGAACACCCGCGCGCTCACTTCCGCCGCGGTCACGGGCCTGCTGAAGCCGCAGCTCGCCGACATCAACATGGTTTCGGCCCCTGTCATCGCCCGCGAGCGCGGCGTGGCGATCGAAGAGGTTCTGCGCGAGGCCGCCGAGACCTACGACAGCGTGATCCGGCTGACCGTCACCACCGGCGACGTCACCCGCCATGTGGCCGGGACGGTGTTCGCGGACGGCAAGCCGCGCATCATCGACATCAAGGGCATCGAGATCGAGGCGTCGTTCGGCCCGTCGATGCTCTACGTCACCAACGAGGACAAGCCGGGCTACGTCGGCGCGCTCGGCGCGACGCTGGGCGCCGCGGGCGTCAACATCGCGACCTTCAACCTCGGCCGCGCGGCGGCGGGCGGCGACGCCATCGCCATCGTCCAGATCGACGGCGACATCTCCGACGCCGTCGTGGCCCAGGTCCAGGCCCTCGAGCACGTCAAGCAGGCCCGCGCGCTGCGGTTCTGA
- a CDS encoding enhanced serine sensitivity protein SseB C-terminal domain-containing protein, giving the protein MFTPENALEKSLLRALEEPEQRVAFLKSFLDAELSFALIDPNEGKGAGYAVPEVTHEDISFVPVFTSDTRVKAMFPDEQLMIVRQSFKQIVSQIEDANFVLNPGSEAGHEFMAEDVASMLDGDFVRAADGFERELGDEDEEDDLPTLVGKPSPTPTHLTTPLAALFATMPTVRAAHVAQAITPDARGVRRLVVGLVVDGDLDEVLDQVEDVLSEAAKPTDEIDFVSIPGSPLDDYFTRDVQPFYRKT; this is encoded by the coding sequence ATGTTCACGCCCGAAAACGCCCTCGAAAAGTCGCTCCTCCGCGCGCTCGAGGAGCCCGAGCAGCGCGTCGCCTTCCTGAAGTCGTTCCTCGACGCGGAGCTGTCGTTCGCGCTGATCGATCCGAACGAGGGCAAGGGCGCCGGCTACGCCGTGCCCGAGGTGACCCACGAGGACATCAGCTTCGTGCCGGTGTTCACGTCGGACACGCGGGTGAAGGCGATGTTCCCGGACGAGCAGCTGATGATCGTCCGGCAGAGCTTCAAGCAGATCGTCTCGCAGATCGAGGACGCCAACTTCGTCCTCAATCCGGGTTCGGAGGCCGGCCACGAGTTCATGGCCGAGGACGTCGCCTCCATGCTCGACGGCGATTTCGTGCGGGCGGCCGACGGCTTCGAGCGCGAGCTCGGCGACGAGGACGAAGAGGACGACCTCCCGACCCTCGTCGGCAAGCCGTCCCCGACGCCGACCCATCTGACGACGCCGCTCGCGGCGCTGTTCGCCACCATGCCGACCGTCCGCGCCGCCCATGTGGCGCAGGCGATCACGCCCGACGCGCGCGGCGTGCGGCGCCTCGTCGTCGGCCTCGTAGTCGACGGCGACCTCGACGAAGTCCTCGACCAGGTCGAGGACGTGCTGTCCGAGGCCGCCAAGCCGACCGACGAGATCGACTTCGTCTCCATCCCCGGATCGCCCCTGGACGACTACTTCACGCGCGACGTCCAGCCGTTCTATCGGAAAACCTGA
- a CDS encoding phosphoserine transaminase, whose translation MTTAVPAVRPANPNFSSGPCTKRPGWSLDALKGAALGRSHRSKAGKAKLKEAIDLTREVLEVPATHRIAIVPGSDTGAVEMAMWSMLGARGVEVLAWESFGAIWVTDAVKQLRLPNTKAVVAEFGKLPDLAAVDFDNDVVFTFNGTTAGVRVPNHDWIPADRAGLTICDATSAAFAMELDYDKLDVVTFSWQKVMGGEAAHGILILGPRAVERLESFTPAWPLPKLFRMTKNGKLDEGLFEGETINTPSLLCVEDYIDALTWAKSVGGLKGLIARSNASAKAVYDFVDRTPWLKVLAADDATRTNTGVCLVFADPALAAAPLEKQAVFAKDFVALLEKQGVAFDFGAYRDAPPGLRIWCGATVEPSDVEALLPWLDWAYAQLSPALAKAA comes from the coding sequence ATGACGACTGCCGTTCCCGCGGTTCGCCCCGCGAATCCCAATTTCTCGTCCGGACCCTGCACCAAGCGCCCCGGCTGGTCGCTCGACGCCCTCAAGGGGGCGGCGCTCGGGCGCTCGCACCGCTCCAAGGCCGGCAAGGCCAAGCTCAAGGAAGCGATCGACCTCACCCGCGAGGTCCTCGAGGTTCCCGCGACCCACCGCATCGCGATCGTTCCGGGCTCCGACACGGGCGCCGTCGAGATGGCCATGTGGTCGATGCTCGGCGCCCGCGGCGTCGAGGTGCTCGCCTGGGAGAGCTTCGGCGCGATCTGGGTCACCGACGCGGTGAAGCAGCTCCGTCTGCCGAACACCAAGGCGGTCGTCGCCGAGTTCGGCAAGCTGCCGGACCTCGCCGCCGTCGACTTCGACAACGACGTCGTCTTCACCTTCAACGGCACCACCGCCGGCGTCCGCGTGCCAAACCACGACTGGATCCCGGCCGACCGCGCCGGCCTCACCATCTGCGACGCGACTTCGGCCGCCTTCGCGATGGAGCTCGACTACGACAAGCTCGATGTCGTGACCTTCTCCTGGCAGAAGGTCATGGGCGGCGAGGCGGCCCACGGCATCCTCATCCTCGGGCCGCGCGCGGTCGAGCGCCTGGAGAGCTTCACGCCGGCCTGGCCGCTGCCGAAGCTGTTCCGCATGACCAAGAACGGCAAGCTCGACGAGGGCCTGTTCGAGGGCGAGACCATCAACACGCCGTCGCTGCTATGCGTCGAGGACTACATCGACGCGCTGACCTGGGCGAAGTCGGTCGGCGGCCTCAAGGGCCTGATCGCCCGCTCCAACGCCAGCGCCAAGGCCGTCTACGACTTCGTCGACCGGACGCCCTGGCTCAAGGTCCTGGCCGCGGACGACGCGACCCGCACCAACACCGGCGTCTGCCTGGTGTTCGCCGATCCCGCGCTCGCCGCGGCGCCGCTCGAGAAGCAGGCCGTCTTCGCGAAGGATTTCGTCGCGCTGCTGGAGAAGCAGGGCGTGGCCTTCGACTTCGGCGCCTACCGCGACGCGCCTCCCGGCCTGCGCATCTGGTGCGGCGCGACGGTCGAGCCGTCCGACGTCGAGGCCCTGCTGCCCTGGCTCGACTGGGCCTACGCGCAGCTGTCCCCGGCGCTCGCCAAGGCGGCCTGA